In Blastopirellula sp. J2-11, a single genomic region encodes these proteins:
- a CDS encoding DUF1254 domain-containing protein: MRKSMRIEMNKRSFLGGILAVAITIGCLAGCGGKKDTISSAEQIDESTDVAAPSIEETQAILEEGYIYGLPIVMNYAVMYEYAVDKDSPQFKAPFNEIKNEARVFTYKDTAIVTPNSDTPYSFLWMDLRAEPQVISVPAVEKDRYYAVQLEDGNTFNYGYIGSRTTGNEPGDFLVVGPDWKGEKPPGVKKVFHSTTQFSLAGFRTQLFNAEDMPNVVKIQSGYKVQPLSAFLGKPAPTTAPKIDFPKIDKEMVKTNFFGYLDFCLQFAPAGPEEKEIRSKLASIGIGPDKKFDLKELSPEHQATIPTAMKQGDEQVTKYLETTLKDINGWKLASPFGDRKFFDGNWLLRSAGAKAGIYGNDSVEATYPITRVDAVGETLDGSKRNYTLTFAKGQFPPVNAFWSVTMYDGKTQLLIENPINRYLINSPMLPNLKLNEDGSLTLYIQKESPGKEHEANWLPAPSGPIYLVMRLYWPKTEPPSVLPAGEGAWQPPGVQQVK; the protein is encoded by the coding sequence ATGAGAAAATCGATGAGAATTGAGATGAACAAGCGGAGTTTTCTAGGCGGAATTCTTGCGGTCGCGATCACCATTGGTTGTCTTGCCGGGTGCGGTGGCAAGAAGGACACGATCTCGAGTGCTGAGCAGATTGACGAATCAACTGACGTCGCCGCGCCAAGTATCGAAGAGACTCAAGCGATCTTGGAAGAAGGCTACATCTACGGTTTGCCGATCGTAATGAACTACGCGGTGATGTACGAGTATGCCGTTGACAAGGATTCGCCCCAGTTCAAAGCGCCGTTCAACGAAATCAAGAACGAAGCGCGAGTCTTCACCTATAAAGACACCGCCATCGTCACGCCCAATAGCGACACGCCTTATTCGTTTCTCTGGATGGATCTGCGGGCCGAGCCGCAAGTGATTTCGGTTCCAGCAGTAGAGAAAGATCGCTATTATGCGGTGCAGTTGGAAGATGGCAATACGTTTAACTACGGATACATCGGTAGTCGTACTACCGGCAATGAGCCTGGCGATTTCTTGGTAGTTGGGCCCGATTGGAAGGGAGAAAAACCGCCCGGCGTCAAAAAGGTGTTCCACTCCACAACGCAATTTTCGCTTGCTGGATTTCGCACCCAGCTATTTAACGCTGAAGATATGCCGAATGTTGTGAAGATTCAGTCGGGCTACAAAGTTCAGCCGCTCTCGGCTTTTCTGGGGAAACCGGCGCCGACGACAGCGCCCAAAATTGATTTTCCGAAGATCGACAAAGAGATGGTGAAGACCAATTTCTTCGGCTACCTCGACTTTTGTCTGCAATTCGCTCCGGCGGGACCAGAAGAAAAAGAAATCCGTAGCAAACTTGCCAGCATCGGCATTGGGCCAGACAAGAAGTTCGACTTGAAGGAACTCTCGCCCGAGCATCAAGCGACCATCCCCACCGCGATGAAGCAAGGAGACGAACAGGTCACGAAGTATCTCGAGACCACTTTGAAAGATATTAACGGTTGGAAGTTAGCTTCGCCGTTTGGTGATCGGAAATTCTTTGACGGCAATTGGCTGTTACGCTCAGCAGGCGCCAAAGCAGGCATCTACGGTAATGACTCGGTCGAAGCAACCTACCCAATAACTCGCGTCGACGCCGTAGGAGAAACGCTTGACGGCAGCAAGCGCAACTACACGCTCACCTTCGCCAAAGGTCAATTCCCACCGGTCAACGCTTTTTGGTCGGTGACCATGTACGACGGCAAAACTCAGCTACTGATCGAAAATCCGATCAATCGGTACCTGATCAATTCACCGATGTTGCCGAATCTGAAATTGAACGAAGATGGTTCGCTGACCCTTTACATCCAGAAGGAAAGCCCGGGCAAGGAGCACGAAGCCAACTGGTTGCCGGCCCCCAGCGGTCCGATCTATCTGGTGATGCGTCTCTATTGGCCGAAGACGGAACCGCCGTCGGTCTTGCCTGCAGGGGAAGGCGCCTGGCAACCGCCTGGCGTTCAGCAAGTGAAGTAG
- a CDS encoding SUMF1/EgtB/PvdO family nonheme iron enzyme → MISYFKISIQLFSYFSIACIGVSATAAKVDFRKEIAPILETNCVSCHSGESPEGDFNLTTKALANETSYDSAIVAESPAESSIYSLTILDRTDDQLMPPLHAGGPLPKASTELLRQWIAEGADWPEGMTLTAKPKPAGSFVSADDFDLVKKIHAKIVAQAKAEAGKPQDYAKVIPLTEIEFHMVATPGGEFLMGSPAGEELRHADEGPQTKVKVDPFWIGKYEVTWDEYEPFMITQIDRRKDGGRIDYDAQKHTITDAISQPTPPYTEMSFGMGQHGYPAISMTQHAANKYCQWLSAQTGHFYRLPTEAEWEFACRAGTSTAYSFGDDPDQLKQYGWFYDNANEKYQKVGLKKPNPWGLHDMHGNVMEWTADQYLPDYFEKIKDHANNPYIKPVTLYPRTARGGGWDDDPDRLRSAARRGSDPSWKQQDPQLPKSVWYHTNATQLGFRIVRPVEVPSPEEMYFYWNSARDVY, encoded by the coding sequence TTGATCAGCTATTTCAAGATAAGCATCCAGCTCTTCAGCTATTTTTCGATTGCCTGTATAGGCGTTTCGGCAACCGCAGCCAAAGTCGATTTCAGGAAAGAGATCGCGCCCATTCTGGAAACGAACTGCGTCTCTTGCCATTCCGGCGAATCGCCGGAAGGGGATTTCAATCTGACGACTAAAGCGTTGGCCAACGAAACCAGCTATGACAGCGCAATCGTCGCCGAGTCCCCCGCAGAGAGCTCAATTTACAGCTTGACGATCCTGGATCGTACCGACGACCAACTGATGCCGCCGCTGCATGCTGGCGGTCCGCTTCCCAAAGCCAGCACCGAGTTGCTTCGTCAATGGATCGCTGAAGGCGCCGACTGGCCGGAAGGGATGACTCTCACAGCGAAACCCAAACCGGCTGGAAGTTTTGTTTCTGCCGACGACTTCGATCTGGTGAAAAAGATCCACGCCAAGATTGTCGCCCAGGCGAAAGCCGAGGCCGGTAAGCCGCAGGATTACGCGAAAGTGATCCCGCTGACCGAAATCGAATTTCACATGGTCGCGACGCCTGGCGGCGAATTTCTGATGGGCAGTCCCGCAGGCGAAGAACTTCGGCATGCCGACGAAGGACCGCAAACCAAGGTGAAAGTCGATCCCTTCTGGATCGGCAAATACGAAGTGACCTGGGACGAGTACGAACCGTTCATGATCACCCAGATCGACCGCCGCAAAGATGGCGGACGAATCGACTACGACGCCCAGAAGCACACGATCACCGATGCGATCAGCCAGCCGACTCCTCCCTATACCGAGATGAGCTTTGGGATGGGGCAACATGGTTATCCCGCGATCAGCATGACGCAGCACGCGGCCAACAAGTATTGCCAATGGTTGAGCGCCCAAACGGGCCACTTCTATCGACTGCCGACCGAGGCCGAATGGGAGTTCGCTTGCCGCGCCGGAACTTCAACCGCTTATTCGTTTGGCGATGATCCCGACCAGCTAAAGCAGTACGGGTGGTTCTATGACAACGCGAACGAAAAGTACCAAAAGGTGGGTTTAAAGAAGCCGAATCCCTGGGGTCTGCACGACATGCATGGCAACGTGATGGAGTGGACCGCTGACCAATACCTGCCAGACTACTTTGAGAAGATCAAAGACCACGCCAACAATCCCTACATCAAACCGGTCACCCTTTATCCGCGCACCGCTCGCGGCGGCGGCTGGGACGATGATCCAGATCGACTTCGCTCGGCGGCGCGGCGCGGATCGGATCCATCTTGGAAGCAGCAAGATCCGCAGTTGCCCAAGAGCGTTTGGTATCACACCAACGCGACCCAACTCGGATTTCGCATCGTACGACCAGTAGAGGTTCCTTCTCCGGAAGAGATGTACTTCTACTGGAACAGCGCACGCGACGTTTACTAG
- a CDS encoding Gfo/Idh/MocA family protein, translating into MSERIETTENRRNFIKVAGTASALAAFAVPHVHAEEKEINTIQVALVGCGGRGTGAAANCLDVPGARTKLVAMADVFDHRLAGSHQTLQRLYQEKEGKFDVPEERQFVGFEAYKNAMDALNPGDVVILATPLAFRWVHYTYAIDKGLNVFMEKPVIADGPSAKRMLALSEKADAKNLKSAVGLMVRHCRGRQELHKRIQDGEIGDIIMMRAYRMHGPVASAFSTRKPAETPEVMYQIERFHSFLWASGGCFSDFYIHQIDETSWMKNSWPVKAQALGGRHHRDDFIDQNFDTYAVEYTYDDGSKLFFDGRTMLGCRNDMSSTVHGSKGSAIVSTSGHTPGKVRTFSGQNQNRREVTWAWPQPEENPYQLEWNDFIDAIVKDTPYNEVPRGVEASLVTSMGRMAAHTGQEITYDQMLHCEHEFAPNVDKLTVDGPAPIMPDENGRYAVPMPGKNRDVEFS; encoded by the coding sequence ATGAGCGAACGAATCGAAACGACAGAAAACCGCCGCAACTTTATCAAAGTCGCCGGTACGGCTTCGGCATTGGCCGCCTTCGCTGTTCCGCATGTCCATGCCGAAGAAAAAGAGATCAACACGATTCAAGTCGCTCTGGTTGGCTGTGGTGGTCGCGGCACTGGCGCAGCGGCGAATTGCCTCGACGTACCCGGCGCTCGCACCAAGTTGGTCGCCATGGCCGACGTGTTTGATCATCGCCTGGCGGGCAGCCATCAAACGCTCCAGCGCTTGTACCAAGAGAAAGAAGGCAAGTTTGACGTTCCCGAAGAACGTCAGTTCGTCGGTTTCGAAGCCTACAAAAACGCGATGGACGCGCTCAATCCAGGCGACGTCGTCATTCTCGCAACGCCGCTGGCGTTTCGCTGGGTCCACTACACCTATGCAATCGACAAAGGCTTGAACGTCTTCATGGAGAAGCCGGTCATCGCCGACGGCCCCAGCGCCAAGCGGATGCTGGCGTTGTCAGAAAAGGCGGACGCGAAAAACCTGAAGTCGGCAGTCGGTCTGATGGTTCGTCACTGTCGCGGGCGTCAAGAGTTGCACAAGCGCATCCAGGACGGCGAAATCGGCGATATCATCATGATGCGCGCTTATCGCATGCACGGGCCGGTCGCCTCGGCGTTCTCGACGCGTAAACCGGCCGAAACGCCGGAAGTGATGTACCAGATCGAACGCTTCCACAGCTTCCTCTGGGCCAGCGGCGGTTGCTTCAGCGACTTCTACATCCACCAAATCGACGAAACGTCGTGGATGAAAAACTCGTGGCCGGTCAAAGCTCAAGCGCTCGGGGGACGACATCATCGCGATGACTTCATCGACCAGAACTTTGACACCTACGCCGTCGAGTACACTTACGACGACGGGTCAAAGCTCTTCTTTGACGGTCGCACGATGCTTGGTTGCCGCAATGACATGTCAAGCACCGTCCACGGCAGCAAAGGTTCGGCGATTGTCAGCACCTCGGGTCACACCCCCGGCAAGGTTCGCACCTTCAGCGGCCAAAACCAAAATCGCCGCGAAGTGACGTGGGCCTGGCCGCAACCAGAAGAAAACCCGTACCAATTGGAATGGAACGACTTCATCGACGCGATCGTTAAGGATACGCCGTACAACGAAGTCCCCCGCGGCGTCGAAGCGAGCCTGGTCACCAGCATGGGTCGCATGGCGGCGCACACCGGTCAGGAAATCACCTACGACCAGATGCTCCACTGCGAACATGAGTTCGCGCCAAACGTCGACAAACTAACGGTCGACGGCCCGGCCCCGATCATGCCTGACGAAAACGGCCGCTACGCCGTGCCGATGCCAGGCAAGAATCGCGACGTTGAATTCAGCTAG
- a CDS encoding DUF1559 domain-containing protein codes for MTSYLKAVLVGFLAATIAFSPQLVLMAQEAASAQGALGLEYVPDNAVGVGFLRAEPLLTSSVVKNYPVEVAQAFGAKYLGFDPMRITSIVLIATPPTPEKPMPDVVAVVKTSETLQGETFFANIGELVDEMADQETVNEVFAGLKGKAFFTEAYPLDYLAAHQLDEHTFLLGSLTAVAEIATNGPHAKLTQPAQMLADAGGDADAVLMFNVAPVRDQINGIVAQQEIPFPFTVYKQIPDSTKSITLSGYFTNKMALALKIDAVDEEAAKKLEYMAGFTMGMARAAMLGEAQKLADSEDEIEAAMGKYQTRMSESMLDLLEPKRDGNALVIQFEQGEDKIAATNVAIVGVLIALLLPAVQSARDAARRMASSNNLKQIALAMHFFHDTNGSFPPQAITDKEGKKLLSWRVMILPFLEQNALYEQFHLDEPWDSEHNIKLIEQMPAIYRNPRSMAPEGYTTYMGSLGKGMFFEQPAATPEGKLFAKGIGFRNITDGTSNTIMCVEANDEAAVVWTQPSDLEVDLMNVWKNLGKSQLGGFNAAYCDGSVRFISEQTAGKTLQLLFQRNDGQVIPQ; via the coding sequence ATGACTTCGTATCTCAAGGCAGTCTTGGTTGGATTTCTAGCGGCGACGATCGCTTTTTCGCCGCAGTTGGTGTTGATGGCCCAAGAAGCGGCTTCTGCGCAAGGGGCGTTGGGTCTGGAATATGTTCCGGACAACGCGGTTGGCGTCGGCTTTCTGCGTGCGGAACCTTTGCTGACCTCGTCAGTCGTGAAAAACTATCCCGTGGAAGTGGCGCAGGCGTTTGGCGCGAAGTACCTCGGTTTCGATCCGATGCGGATCACGTCGATCGTGTTGATTGCGACTCCTCCGACTCCAGAAAAACCGATGCCTGACGTTGTCGCCGTGGTGAAAACATCGGAGACGCTGCAAGGGGAAACCTTTTTCGCCAATATCGGTGAGCTGGTCGATGAGATGGCCGACCAAGAAACGGTGAACGAAGTCTTTGCGGGGTTGAAAGGGAAAGCCTTTTTCACGGAAGCGTACCCGCTCGATTACCTGGCCGCTCATCAACTGGACGAGCATACGTTCCTGCTTGGTTCGCTGACCGCCGTCGCGGAGATCGCAACGAATGGCCCCCATGCGAAGCTCACGCAGCCAGCGCAGATGTTAGCGGACGCCGGCGGTGACGCCGACGCCGTCTTGATGTTCAACGTGGCGCCGGTGCGCGACCAAATCAATGGGATCGTCGCGCAGCAAGAGATTCCGTTTCCGTTCACCGTATACAAGCAGATTCCGGACTCGACCAAGTCGATCACGCTGAGCGGGTATTTTACCAACAAGATGGCCCTGGCGTTGAAAATCGACGCGGTCGACGAGGAAGCTGCTAAAAAGCTGGAATACATGGCTGGCTTCACCATGGGAATGGCTAGGGCGGCGATGCTGGGCGAAGCCCAAAAGCTGGCCGATAGCGAAGACGAGATCGAAGCCGCGATGGGGAAGTATCAAACTCGGATGTCCGAATCGATGCTCGACCTGCTGGAACCCAAGCGAGACGGCAACGCTCTGGTGATCCAGTTTGAGCAAGGCGAGGACAAGATTGCCGCGACCAATGTGGCCATCGTGGGAGTTCTGATCGCGCTGTTATTGCCTGCAGTTCAATCGGCGCGAGACGCAGCGCGGCGCATGGCGTCCTCCAACAATCTGAAGCAAATCGCGTTGGCGATGCACTTTTTTCACGACACCAACGGTAGTTTCCCTCCCCAGGCGATCACCGACAAAGAAGGAAAGAAACTGCTCTCTTGGCGCGTGATGATTCTGCCGTTCCTTGAACAGAACGCGTTGTACGAGCAGTTCCATCTCGATGAACCGTGGGATAGTGAGCACAACATAAAGCTGATCGAACAGATGCCGGCAATTTATCGTAATCCACGCAGCATGGCCCCCGAAGGCTATACGACGTATATGGGATCGTTGGGAAAAGGGATGTTTTTTGAGCAACCCGCCGCGACGCCGGAAGGCAAGCTTTTCGCCAAAGGGATCGGGTTCCGAAACATCACCGATGGAACCTCCAACACCATCATGTGCGTCGAAGCCAACGATGAAGCCGCCGTCGTCTGGACGCAACCGAGCGATCTGGAAGTCGACCTGATGAACGTCTGGAAGAACCTGGGGAAATCGCAACTGGGCGGATTCAACGCCGCCTATTGCGACGGCAGCGTCCGTTTCATCAGCGAGCAAACGGCCGGCAAAACGCTGCAACTGCTTTTCCAGCGGAATGATGGTCAGGTGATACCGCAGTGA
- a CDS encoding SDR family oxidoreductase, with protein sequence MKIVVIGGTGLIGTKLVQNLRQGGHEVVAASPSSGVNTLTGEGLTAALQGAEVVVDVANSPSFEDNAVMKFFETSGKNLLTAEAIAGVRHHVALSVVGTERLLASGYFRAKLAQENLIQASGIPYTIVRATQFFEFVGAIAESGADGETIRLPPAMMQPVVSDDVAAALTNIAIAEPQNGMIELAGPEPIRMDELVRRFLSSKQDARQVIADSQSSYFGTEVNDQSLTPGDDPLLGPTHFDDWLARPVLQG encoded by the coding sequence ATGAAGATCGTCGTGATCGGCGGTACGGGGCTCATCGGTACCAAGCTGGTGCAAAACCTGCGGCAAGGGGGGCATGAAGTCGTGGCCGCGTCTCCCTCATCCGGTGTTAATACGCTCACCGGCGAAGGTCTGACGGCAGCGCTTCAAGGAGCGGAAGTGGTTGTTGATGTAGCGAATTCACCGTCGTTCGAGGACAACGCGGTGATGAAATTCTTTGAGACGTCCGGGAAGAATCTCCTGACGGCCGAAGCGATCGCTGGCGTGCGACACCATGTGGCGCTGTCGGTGGTCGGAACGGAACGCTTGTTGGCGAGCGGTTACTTTCGTGCAAAATTGGCGCAGGAAAACTTGATCCAAGCCTCCGGTATTCCCTACACGATTGTTCGCGCTACGCAATTCTTCGAGTTCGTCGGCGCTATCGCCGAATCGGGCGCCGATGGGGAAACGATTCGGCTGCCTCCGGCTATGATGCAGCCTGTCGTATCGGATGATGTGGCTGCTGCGTTGACCAACATTGCAATCGCGGAACCACAGAACGGCATGATCGAACTTGCTGGCCCTGAACCGATTCGGATGGATGAACTCGTGCGGCGATTTCTGAGCTCCAAGCAAGATGCTCGACAGGTAATCGCCGATTCCCAATCCAGCTATTTTGGGACCGAGGTGAACGACCAAAGTCTTACGCCTGGTGACGATCCGCTTCTGGGTCCCACACATTTTGACGATTGGCTGGCTCGCCCCGTCTTACAAGGGTGA
- the sigJ gene encoding RNA polymerase sigma factor SigJ yields MNANLNELRPRMMSVAYRMLGSVADAEDAVQDAFLRLQVAGEVLSPEGFLVKTTTRRCIDKLRADRRRKQYVGPWVPEPVDTKQGRLNTVLSESLTQAFLLMLERLSPEERAAFLLRTVFDYKYAEIAEILGKSEVHVRQIVSRAKSRLERDKLRFQPSPREAEGLAERFLTACQLGDMSIVEKLFAEEAEIHSDGGGKVSAARVVVRGRNRAARFLVGLFRKRQRDSQMRNVTVNGEPGVVFISDGAVIQVVSLCIRDEVQAVFMTNNPDKLSRWSLAAID; encoded by the coding sequence ATGAATGCCAATCTGAACGAATTAAGGCCGCGAATGATGTCCGTCGCTTACCGAATGCTTGGGAGCGTGGCGGATGCCGAGGACGCGGTGCAAGATGCATTTCTGCGACTACAAGTCGCCGGAGAGGTCCTTTCGCCGGAAGGGTTCTTGGTCAAAACGACCACACGGCGGTGCATCGACAAACTACGGGCTGATCGGCGGCGCAAGCAGTACGTTGGTCCCTGGGTTCCTGAGCCTGTCGACACCAAGCAGGGAAGATTAAATACGGTGTTATCTGAATCGCTGACGCAGGCGTTCTTGCTGATGTTGGAACGTCTCTCACCGGAAGAGCGGGCCGCATTCCTGCTACGAACAGTCTTTGACTACAAGTATGCCGAGATCGCCGAGATCTTAGGAAAATCAGAGGTGCATGTCCGGCAGATCGTCAGTCGTGCTAAGTCTCGATTGGAACGGGATAAATTGCGTTTCCAGCCTTCGCCGCGCGAAGCCGAAGGGTTGGCGGAGCGGTTTCTCACCGCTTGTCAATTGGGCGATATGAGTATTGTCGAGAAACTGTTTGCTGAGGAAGCGGAGATCCATTCAGACGGAGGAGGAAAAGTCTCCGCCGCGCGCGTTGTGGTTCGCGGCCGCAATCGTGCAGCCCGATTTCTTGTCGGTTTATTTCGAAAGCGGCAGCGAGACAGCCAGATGCGCAATGTCACCGTGAACGGTGAGCCCGGCGTGGTTTTCATTTCCGACGGAGCCGTAATCCAGGTCGTGTCGCTTTGTATAAGAGACGAAGTCCAGGCCGTTTTCATGACCAACAACCCAGACAAATTATCCCGCTGGTCGTTAGCGGCGATTGATTAG
- a CDS encoding cupin domain-containing protein has protein sequence MRSFCFIGIGVVLGIAGVTLAHRHQDGESVRVISDQEIKEKLDGNNAMVTAVEVTLGPGQAGVSHRHPGPGFVYVLEGEYELGIDDQPTKVLKAGETFYEPTGCLHRVTKNPSIKQSTRLIAFVLHPRNIQEISVPETAKVKNSDAGQTHDLRD, from the coding sequence ATGCGATCATTCTGCTTTATCGGGATCGGCGTCGTTCTCGGAATTGCCGGTGTGACGTTGGCGCACCGTCATCAAGATGGAGAGTCGGTGCGGGTCATCTCTGACCAAGAGATCAAGGAAAAATTGGACGGAAATAACGCGATGGTGACGGCGGTGGAAGTGACGCTGGGACCAGGTCAGGCCGGCGTTTCGCATCGGCATCCCGGACCGGGGTTTGTTTATGTACTGGAGGGCGAATATGAGTTGGGGATTGATGACCAGCCGACGAAGGTGCTGAAAGCAGGCGAAACATTTTACGAACCGACCGGCTGTCTGCATCGAGTCACCAAGAACCCCTCCATCAAGCAATCGACGCGCCTGATTGCGTTTGTGCTGCACCCGCGAAATATTCAGGAGATTTCCGTTCCAGAAACAGCGAAAGTGAAGAATTCAGACGCTGGTCAAACGCACGACTTGCGCGATTAG
- a CDS encoding TIGR03067 domain-containing protein, with amino-acid sequence MGFQILMLLAASALFCEETPQADVAPNGDALQGAWQLSGGEADGNVLSQAELKDGKLEIKGDHYTIHLAEIGKIEGTQKLGVEHDLKTIDATNSTNEDKGKTCLGIYELEGDEFRVIFAQPGKDRPAKFETAPNSGQWMHVWKRVK; translated from the coding sequence ATGGGATTCCAGATTTTGATGCTATTGGCCGCCAGTGCGCTATTCTGTGAAGAAACGCCCCAGGCCGACGTCGCGCCCAATGGCGACGCGCTGCAAGGCGCGTGGCAACTGAGCGGCGGCGAAGCCGATGGCAATGTGCTTTCCCAAGCCGAACTCAAAGATGGCAAGTTGGAAATCAAGGGAGACCATTACACCATCCATTTGGCCGAGATCGGCAAGATTGAGGGAACGCAAAAGCTGGGCGTGGAGCATGATCTCAAGACGATCGACGCAACGAACTCGACGAACGAGGACAAGGGAAAGACTTGCCTAGGGATCTACGAACTCGAGGGAGATGAGTTCCGCGTGATCTTTGCTCAACCCGGCAAAGATCGGCCCGCAAAATTTGAAACCGCTCCGAACAGCGGGCAATGGATGCATGTTTGGAAACGAGTGAAGTAG
- a CDS encoding four helix bundle protein, whose translation MTFQFEKLHVYQKAIDFADNICSATENFARGYGFLVDQLNRAALSISANIAEGNGRFTKADRKNFFIIARGSAQECVPLLELSRRRNLINDAKHEELKGKLEEIAKMLSGLINGLENRAVGER comes from the coding sequence GTGACGTTTCAGTTCGAGAAACTCCACGTCTATCAAAAAGCAATCGACTTCGCCGACAACATATGTTCGGCTACAGAGAATTTCGCCCGCGGCTACGGCTTTCTCGTCGACCAACTCAACCGCGCCGCCCTCTCAATCTCGGCCAACATCGCCGAAGGAAATGGCCGATTCACCAAAGCCGACCGAAAGAATTTCTTCATCATCGCCCGCGGCTCGGCCCAGGAATGCGTTCCGCTTTTGGAATTGTCGCGGCGTAGAAACCTTATCAATGACGCCAAACACGAGGAACTGAAAGGCAAGCTGGAAGAAATCGCCAAGATGTTATCAGGGCTGATCAATGGCCTGGAGAACCGCGCCGTCGGTGAGAGATAG